The genomic DNA TACATTCTCGCCGTATTGTTCGGCGATCCATGCCTGATAGGCTCCACTTTGCACATGGTTAATCCATTGTCTGTTATTGAGATACCAGGAAATGGTTTTTCTCAGGCCGGAGGCGAAAGATTCTCGCGGGGCCCAGTTCAGTTCCTGACGCAATCTGGTAAAATCAATGGCGTACCTGCGGTCGTGTCCCGGTCTGTCCTTAACAAAGGTGATCAGCTCCCTCCGGGAATGCCCATCGGGTGGGGGAAGTATCTCGTCGAGGATATCACAGATCATTTCTACAATGACGATGTTTTCCATCTCTGAGTTGCCGCCGATATTATATGTTTCTCCCCTCCTTCCCGATTGCATGACAGCCCAGATGGCCTCACAGTGGTCTCTGACGTAGAGCCAGTCCCTCACATTTTTCCCGTCTCCATAAAGGGGAAGGGGCTTTCCCTCCACGGCATTGATGATCATCAGGGGGATCAGTTTCTCGGGAAACTGATAGGGGCCGTAGTTATTGGAACAGTTGGAAATGGTGGTTGGCAGGCCGTAGGTTTCATGGTACGCCCGGACAAGGTGGTCTGAAGCGGCCTTGGAGGCGGAGTAGGGACTGTTAGGCCGGTAGGGGCTTTCCTCGGTAAAGTATCCCTCCGGCCCAAGGCTGCCGTATACCTCGTCAGTGCTTATATGGTGAAAGAGGACAAAGTTCTCCGCATGGTTCCTTGCTATTTCGAGGAGGTTGAAGGTGCCGATAACATTGGTTTGGATGAAACTCTCCGGCCGTTTGATAGATCTGTCAACGTGTGATTCAGCGGCAAAATGGCAGACGGCATCAACGTGGTAACGCAAGAAAATATCTCTCATCAGATCAAAATCACAGATGTCCGCCCTTTGAAAGAGGTATCTGTCCGTGTACCTCTCACCGATACCGCTTAAGTTTTCGATATTTCCTGCATAGGTCAGCTTATCCACATTGATAATCCTCCCGGTAAAGTCCGGTATTTCCAGCAGGTAACGGATGAAGTTACTGCCGATAAAGCCGCATCCACCGGTGACCATTAAATTCTTTATTCCCATATCTTTTGGACCTGTAAAATGGTGTAATAATGACAGTCAGCACTTAGAGATGTTACTAAAAATAAGCCCTTCCCGCAATGTATCGCTTCCGGAAATAACCGTCTGAGAGGGAGTCCATCCGGATTTTCTTGCCCCTTCCTGGGGCATGAATAAATCTGCCTTCACCGGCGTATATACCTACATGAGAGACTTTTTTACCTTTGGAAATCGCAAAGAAAACCAGATCTCCCTTTAACAAACTATCCCGTTCGACGGGAACCCCGGCCTCGTACTGTTCAGACGATAAACGGGGAAGATCAAGGCCGTTTAACTGATAGACAGCCGTCGTTAGTCCACTGCAGTC from Syntrophales bacterium includes the following:
- the rfbB gene encoding dTDP-glucose 4,6-dehydratase, with protein sequence MGIKNLMVTGGCGFIGSNFIRYLLEIPDFTGRIINVDKLTYAGNIENLSGIGERYTDRYLFQRADICDFDLMRDIFLRYHVDAVCHFAAESHVDRSIKRPESFIQTNVIGTFNLLEIARNHAENFVLFHHISTDEVYGSLGPEGYFTEESPYRPNSPYSASKAASDHLVRAYHETYGLPTTISNCSNNYGPYQFPEKLIPLMIINAVEGKPLPLYGDGKNVRDWLYVRDHCEAIWAVMQSGRRGETYNIGGNSEMENIVIVEMICDILDEILPPPDGHSRRELITFVKDRPGHDRRYAIDFTRLRQELNWAPRESFASGLRKTISWYLNNRQWINHVQSGAYQAWIAEQYGENV